TTCAGTTCCCCAATATTTTACTAACGGAcacttgttctttgtacatttaatTTAGAAAACCCTTCAGCCTCTCCCTGCAGAAGAAATGAACCTCATCTGGGAAGACTGCAGAGATATGGGGGTTCTCCTCGGAAAGGGCGGACTATACAGTCAGGTACGGAAGTATCTTCATGACCCCGTGAGATACGATCAGTGATTAAAACACTCATTCTATCACACATCTTACACCTACATCATTCTCCTACATACACGGTCATTCATATTTGTTCATTCAGATAACTTAATCATTTCGCTATCGGACATTTACTTCATCTATCTCCCTGCCCACTAAAGTAGTGCCCTCCCCATCTTGTTTAATTAGGGGTTAGGTAAAAAGAAAGggattttggtgcaaagtggtcAACATAGACGATGTGCACCTTCTGGTCGGGGACCAAATCAGCAACCTAAATATACATTTCTAGCTTAGTAAACAGAATGCTAATCGTGTTTCCTAAAACCATTTGTTCAAGTGCTTAATTTGTGAAAAAACATTTgattgtttttccttttgtgtTGTTAGACATTCCGTGTCAAGCCACCGATGTGTATCACAAAGGAAGACGTGGACTTTGGCGTAGCCGTTTTCCAGACAGCGTTAGCCAAACACGTGGAAAGATCGTCAACGTGAAGCCACCGGAGAGATTCCTAGTTTGTTTCGTTGTTAGAAACCGAGCTGCTGAAAAACCGAAGATGCCTTTAGAACCGTGACGACCGAGTTATGCTTTATAAACAGTcgtacaggggaaaaaaaaggttggaaaaaaatccaattttgtcataaaaaataaaatcacccaAAATTACAAAGAACAGAGTTTTGTATCAGAATGAGGTAGGGGAGCAAGTGCGTCCCGGTCTGTATTTGTAGACCCTTTGTTAATACGATTAGGCCGCTGAGTCTTCCGATCTGATCCTTCGCACCATCAGTAGACAGAAGATAACCAGAGAACCGGATTTCTTCCTTTAAATGAGATTTTTCAGGCAGTGATATAGGTGCAGATGCATTATTGCAATATTTTGGAGATGCTTTAGCAGAAATGAGCACAGACGACAAGAGTAgtcattttacataatttaataaattatctACGAATTCAGCAGATGCAATAGGACGGTATATTTATGGTTCCGGAACAGAAACATTAGAGGAGACAAACTGCAACGCACATTACACTAttgttgcattattattattattatttagtgcaGGTTCTTTTCAGCActacacatttaaaaagaaacatcttGACTCTGCTCGTCAGGTTAAAGCAGTCGTCGGGCTAACGCAGCGCCAAAGCCGCCTTGGTTTAATCTCAAACTTTTCGGAAGCTTTCtcagtttccatggaaacaaccGATCGGTGACAGTTTGCATCAAACGACAATTAAACATTGCCGGAAAACGAGGCAGAATTATGTCagggaagggtttgggcatttaGGTGTAGCAGAATTCATATTTCTAGCCATGCACTAAGTTATTATCGggtaaattcagcagagtaggcaAAATACCCTTAAATAATCGCAcagtaagggttttttttttgttattttacatttctataaCTACACCTCAAAAACCACAATAGCGTTTCCCtatggtttttttatttatttattttaaaaaggaaatagCAGAATACTATACCACtccaccccaaaaaaaaatgtaatctgacACTAAAATTGGTGTGGGTTTCCCCTATAAATGAAGGAGATAGAGATTAAAAAGCCTTCATGTTTGTCACggaatattaatatacacaggTATCATTTTGTCACCACAACGACCAAATATTCAGATTGGGTGTTTATTGCAATCATATAAACAGCCGTAAACAAAGCAATAACACACGCACAACGCAGGCACAGAACAGCGAAAGCAAGCAACAAGAAAACGGGTGAGCAAAATGAAGAAATGTTACTTAACTAGAACTTTCCTGGCATTCAACTAGGCTTTGCCAGATGCGGagaattttgtgttttaatgctGCAGCTTTCCCGAATGGTACGTTAGAAGCAGTTCTACGGCCCATCATTTCTGCCAAAGCGGCGGAAGACTTCATGTGGATAAATAAACAGGAAAACGAAGCAACAAGCAGTTAAGGCAACAGCAGGCAGCggcatatataaaaatatataatacatatataatgaatCTGTGAACGCCTTTGCATTAAGGGGGGAGTGAGTAAATAGGGCACTCAGCTGGTCCTTTGTCCCCTCTACAGTAAGAAGTCTCATAGgacgattatatatatatatatcactatatcCTAAAGCCAACACAACCTTGTTTCCACCAATCTGATTAAAGGAGAATTATCATAAACATTAGAAGCAATTATATGTATACAagcaacacaaaacaaaacaacaacaaaaaaaaaaacgcagtgACATCGCAAGAGGACGATGTACCCCAGAGCATACATTGCGGAAATGGTTATTTCTTTGGAGACTGAAAACCACCAGCAAGTTGAGCGTGAacacagatatatttttttcatgtagcGTCTCCTTTAATGTAATCACACAGGGATTAAGCAACTTTTGCCTCTGCTGATAATACGGGACATTTCCTATGAGTTTGTTCCAGCTGGGGAGACACTCGGACAGTCATTCTATCAGTACCGGCATGGTGACGCTTACCCGGTCTGTATTAAATTGCATCAAAGCAGAACTGTTAGGTTTGCTCCAGTCTTTCGGCATTGGCAGCCGCAATTTATCAATATAAGAATGGAAAATCCATacaatttgttttgctttcccTAGCAGAACAAACATCATAAAGTTATGAAGCCGTTGGTGGATAACAGAAAAAAGTCACATGGCGCGAGTCTAATAAAACAAGAGATCAAACTTCTGTAACCGAAAGTTGGAAACAAAACAAGTTAAATAACGAGGCATTTCATTcacattggggtttattcacggGAGTTTGTGTAGGCCCTGTACAATGCACAACGTACGAACATTTCCTCAAAGACACCGGACTGGCTGAATTATGCATTAAGCAGGGCGTTATGCGTTATTCCATGCTGCAGGAAAGGCTTCCCAGGGTCGGCCCTTCATTACGCACCAGTTAGGGGAGCTTAAGCACTACACCCCTGCAaactcccactttagtgaataagaacTGCGTGGAATATGATTCCTCCAGCTAAATAAATTAGACACAATAAATGATTTACTATCCACATTTACACTGGTTTTGTCAcgaaaaggggggaaaaaaaatcagctatTAAAAGACACTTGAAGTAAGAGCACGGAGACGTACAGCGTTTTCTGGGTGACGGGGGGCATCTGTCCCCACGATCTATATATTGGAAAGCCGGCGGTGAAGCGCAAACACGAAGAGTTACAGCTCCAGGTTGTATTTGTGGAATAATCTCCACGAGTGATCTGTGCAATACGTTCTTTTTAATAATCGGACGTCAGCACCAAGGTTCGCACGCGGCGCCCGTTGCTCTGCGGACAgcgtgcggttagcagcggttTAATGCTCCGGAGAGGTCTTTGGCCCGTTCCCCTCGACAGTTAtcggttttttcttttctcctttttggtTTTGCTGCTGTTGGCGGAGCTCCCGGCGGGGCCGTTTATTGCCAATGAATGTCCCGATGTTTTCAGATGGTTAAAGAGTTTATTCCGAGTTGAAAATTCGGATGCACAAGTGTTACAGCGCAAGGGAGCATCGTTCTGTAATAAAACATGTATGCATAAAGCATGAAAGGTAATGCAACACAAGCAAATCGGCAGCAATGTGAAGTACAACATACAGACAAATGAAGAGTTAAAAATACCTCCGCTTTAACGTCCGGTTCTGCCACCTGTTTTGATGCTTTTTTCgcatttttggttttctttcctGTCACTTTTGGtgctctacaaaaaaaaaaaaaacacaactgaaAAGGGGAAAAACGGGTGGTCAAAGGGCACGTTGAATTGACgccagtgcattttactgcatgtaaatcggtgcaggcattctttagttattgatTGAGATACAGAACAAGACTTCTGAATTATTTAACCCCTCCCTAGCCGCGACTACTGAACGCAGGAAGCATACCCCAGTATAATCTACGCACCATGAATAGGATTAGCCGCAGCCAATCACTACATACATTAGCAGATCATCATACATACGATTGCCGTCACTCCAATGTAAGCGCTACTAAGCATGTGAAGAACATATGCTGCCTGCTTATCCAGTCTGTTTTCAGGACACCCAGAGGAGGAGCGAAACGAGATAGAAATCTAGTGTTATaaaactccaataactaaagaatgcttGCATCAATGTGCATGCGAAAACAAACCCCGCCATGCATTAGACATAAATATATGTTGGAGAGTAGACTCTTAATTTATAGCCACTCACGCTTTCTCCTCGGTAGCTTGCGGTTCTGCCTCGTTGGGTTTAGACGATGCAGCGGAGTCTGTGTCTGGAAGGACGGTTTCCTCGTCCACCGTGGGAGAGCTAGGTGTCTGTTTCTCCAGATCCTCCTGGACTTCGGCATTCGGATCTCGAGGAGTCTCTCCCTCCAAGCTTTCATCGAGCACCTGCCAAAAAGAATCACAACGTTCTGAAATCTGAAATCATCAGATTTAATTCCCCACAAAAGGCTATCATTTCCATGCGTCGCCGAGCAGTGAGGCTCTTTTCTGATCAATCTCACCTAGTATTTTATAcgtgaataaaaataataataatgataataaacacTACCATATATCTGAAGAATACCAAACATTCAAACTTGCATAATAGCCCTCTTGCATTTTACATTGAAATGGGATTCGTCCAATTTCTCGCTATAAATTAACTTACAGGCTAATAGTAATTGGACTACCAATTTTTTTGTACTTAGAGAGCTCTATATGAAAGATAAATATTTGAGGCGATATCAATTTTACATTTCAATATATCGTTAATTACTTTAAAAAGAGTGGCTATTATTTTCCCTAACTCTTCACACTCCCACCACATGTAGTAAATATTACCCTCTTCCTTTTCACATCTCCAGCAATGACTAGATAcgtttttgttgtattttgaaATCTGTAAAACTATAGGTTGACCCAAACtccctttaacttttttaaaactaataattccccccccctcccccacaccCAACAGTTCGCCACATACCTTTGgagatttttgcttttttctctttttttgttttttggaaagcctaaagagaggaaaaaaaaaaattatacaccaTAACTGAACAAAAACCATACTAAAAGGTGCTAAAAATACAGGACATCAAATCTGTATGGTGTTTTTTGGCTAGAATAGATGCTAATAGCAGATAAGCAGCATCCAAGCTTCTGATCTACTCAGTTTTCATGCTGTAAAGACTGTAAAACGAATCTATGTGGTCCGTATCCTTTACTCAGGGGATCCCTATGCCATAATGCATGTTAATAGCTATGGTTCCCTCCAGATGGTTAGTCCGCATATATACTCTCTGCAAATACACTTCAGAAGATTATTACTTGTCCTGACTTCAGCCTAGGTTGATACCTACATTTTTGTACATGCCCAGTTAACCCGAAAAACCTACAGGTCATAAAATTACAGGAAACAAACCAGTTTCCATGGCGATTGTTCCACATTCAGAACTTTGGTCCAGAACAGCTCTTTATGAATATCTCCTAATACCTCCAAGGACCACCGAAAATTTTGTGGAGGTTAtgttgtagtaaaaaaaaaaaaaaaaaaaaaaaaaaaaatttactttggCTTTTGCGTCTCCTCCACTTCTTCCTCATCAGATAAGATGCCTTCTTCATCTTGGACACCATTTTCCTCAGCTACAGAAGTATtgaactcttcctcctcctcctccagttGCTGCCGTAACAAAGCTACCATTTCCCGATGCTTCTTGGACTTCTCATGGTTTCTCATTCTATTTGAGAGaacggggggaaaaaatcatttaattGCAAAGCCGAACCTAAaatcttaaaacaaaataagtaaCAAAAGAattagggtattttttttttaaaataaaatattttatatagctaTAGTAAGGGTGATGGCATCTATAATAAAAGTTGTGGTTTAGTAGACTTTCTAGTATTACTACTTTTGTCCAGATCCAAAGCTTGCTTTTAAATAAACTGCATGATGTTTGCGTATGCACGTACTACGGTATATTTTGCTTAAAACAGTATAAAAGTATTAAATCTGAACTCTTCATGCACCCCGCTAGCTCTGTAAGCATGAACGGGACTTTATTACCACCACAGCAGGGTTGGAAACAATGTACAGAAATACTAAAAATgcagaaattattaaaatacagaTCTTGGGGTCCTGACAGTTGAGTTTAAGAGCCGGGATGTGATATATCCAGAGATCAGGAATCAGGATAAAGCACAACTATTGGGGTTCTAGCAGGAGCTTCAGCAATTTGTCCAGCCGCACCTAATGGTCCCGTTTCTCCTATATTCTTTTCATCATACAGATAACTCAGACCCTCGCTTCTTGAATGTTTCAAACGCCTTCGCTCACAATGCATGTGCCCTAAAATCGAATTATGTCATAGCCTCaaaagtattaataataattaacagcaCTCACGCTTTCTCTGTCTGGCACACTTTATCACACGCAGGACAGTACAGGTCATCATAAAAGTCATCTTCTTCAGCTTCGTTGCCGCCTGTTTTGAGAAGTCACACGGTGGACATTAGCTTTTTTACCAGGTGCTCTCTCACCAACTTCTCCAGCTCCCCTTTCCCCATCCCTGAAATGCTCTCACCTTAATTCCTACTCATCCCCTTTCCTCCCAACAACCTcgcctaaccagagaccttAGCTCTCAAACTTCAGAAATTCTCAACCAACTTACTCCCTCTCCTCTTATCTCACACGTCACATCCTGACCTTGCTACCTCCCTCTAACTCCATCCTCACATCTGCTCTCGAGGATGTAGCCCCAACTACTACTTGCTCTCCAAGACGCTTATGTTTCCAACACCGGCAGATGACATTAGCCCGACACCTACGACGTTGCTTAATTTCCCAAAAATTTAACTTATCATCCCTACCTCCAATGCTAACATTCCATCAACAGCtaccctcaatgttaatggcaCCATCACAtgttacatatacattataatcAGAAGGCGTCAGAGCACACGCACACAAAAAGTGCATCAGGTGATGCTTGTATCCAGTACATAAATGTTCTAACCTTCTTTTGGAGCTTCCGTTACGTCCTCCTCGTAGTCATCTGATTGGTCCCCGAACTGCTTGTCGTACTGAGCTTCCATCTGCTGCAGCTCTTTCTCCAGGTCAGACATGGCCATCCAGCTTTGCTCCTTATACTGCTCTGCCAGCcttccacacaaacacaaagtcaGTTACTTGCTATAAGCGGACGACAACAGCAAGATCATCAgtttatacatttacaaaacGTAACAGATCAACAATGTACATCACGTAAATAATACTATCAGTTCCTTGATTTAAATAAAGTCAGGGACAGGGATGCAGCACCTCATTTACACCAAAACAACCGTTTTTATAGAAGGAAACAGACCTAGTGACCACTGCAGTACTATTCTAGTTTGCTGGTCCTGATGTCTACGTCTAAACCAGGTAACATGATAGCGTGGGAGAAAGAATTAACCTAGGAGCTCCGTAGGAGCTCAAAAACATATCAAGGCTCTTCCCCGGGGTGCTGGAggtagtgtgtgtggggggggtaggtACCATGGCTGCATATGTTTGGTGGAGTTGCCCTTTGCTGACCACTACATGGACAACAGTATTACAGGTGGATAAGGTTATTGTGCAGCTCATCGACAAAGTGATAACTCGAAAAAAGAATGCTATTGTTCGTACGATGGTGAGAATGAACAAGGGGCTTCTTCCATCTATAACAATTCACAATGCCATGATATACAGCAAATAGAAGCAGGACTAGGCAATCATCATACATGTTGCGCCAACACATACTTAGCCTGCTGTAACTTCTGTTGTCTGCGAAGTTCTTCCACCTTCTTGGCTTTCTCTGCGTTCTGCTCTTCCACCAGTTTCCGATGGGCTTGCACACGCTTGTCTCTCTTCCTGATGAAGGCCACCAGCTGGCGGACAAGTTCATTTCTTTCCTTGCGTGCCTTTTCCCGGGTTTTCTTATTCTCCTTCTCCATAGCTCGCTTCTCCCATCGGTTAGATGCCTGCCTGGTGTCGTACTCTTCTTTCCACGCAAAGTTCTTTGAAGTACAGAAGCTCTGCCAGTAAGCGTAGAAGGGATGGACCACCTGTAAAAAGGAcaaaagaggaaaacaaaaacCTGTGTGTTAAAAGGTGCCGTTCTGCTTGCAAAAAAGTCATCATTCTCATATTTTAGGCAACTAAAGCTTCCCTGCATGCTTTTCATTGctggtcagggccggccctacaatggagccgactggggcaattgccccaggcggcacttttgaaggggcggcactttgccgccccaagcgctttttttttttgaagcggagaagagagagggggcgccgagtggttttcgcttacccgctcggcgcccatCTCTCTCTACTcggcggcgagtctccctgttcggtctcggtgccggcttgtaatgctgagcgccggaagtgacttCAAATTTCCGGctctcagcattacaagccggcaccgtggcagagcaggaagactcgccgcaggactgtttaaaggtaagtaccgggggggggggtcggggggtagataatggcgtcggcgaagtttaaaatgccgccccccccggcgtcggcgggggggggggctgcgtcattttaaacttcgccccaggtggcattaagtcttgggccggccctgttgctggtattcactaaaggaaaccacaactctcccttttgtgaataaaccccaaggaGTATCTATCTACACCTCGCTTCCTGCAATGACCAGCTGACAGGCGGCAGATGCGCGCATATAATATAACCGCACATTCTGTACATCCCAATCATCTACAGACCTTTGCTACCTTTGTTAAGATACCTTCTATCCATCTTTGGAAAGCTGCATCACCACTGCAGGAGCCAGTTAGTCAGCGACCAGATCATTGCCTGCAGGCAAACAGTGCCTTCTACCCCGGGAAGGTAGCGGCTATCTTCTAAAGTAAAAGTTGGTTTTGCAATGCTTAGGAGGCAGTGCAAGAAGAACTTCTTTAACTAACTGACTTCTTTTAAATAGTTAAAGAGTCAAtaggaggggtgtccaacctgcagcccttcagctgctgcaggactacatctcccataatgctctttcagcatTATGGAGTACGAgggatgtagtcctgcagcagtcggagggccgcaggttggacacacTTGGTCATGGGGCAGTGTAAAAATAAACTTAAGATACTTTGTTTCTGTTGCACTTTCTATTTGCTTCTACGCATGACAAGCTTTCCATGAAAAATTATGA
The DNA window shown above is from Spea bombifrons isolate aSpeBom1 chromosome 1, aSpeBom1.2.pri, whole genome shotgun sequence and carries:
- the DNAJC21 gene encoding dnaJ homolog subfamily C member 21, with amino-acid sequence MKCHYEVLGVRRDCTDEDLKKAYRKLALKWHPDKNLDNSEEAAEQFKLIQAAYDVISDPQERAWYDNHRDALLKGGVDGEYQDDSLDLVQYFTVTCYSGYGDDEKGFYAVYRHVFELIVKEEMESKVDGTSEEYPSFGDLQSDYDTVVHPFYAYWQSFCTSKNFAWKEEYDTRQASNRWEKRAMEKENKKTREKARKERNELVRQLVAFIRKRDKRVQAHRKLVEEQNAEKAKKVEELRRQQKLQQAKLAEQYKEQSWMAMSDLEKELQQMEAQYDKQFGDQSDDYEEDVTEAPKEGGNEAEEDDFYDDLYCPACDKVCQTEKAMRNHEKSKKHREMVALLRQQLEEEEEEFNTSVAEENGVQDEEGILSDEEEVEETQKPKLSKKQKKRKKQKSPKVLDESLEGETPRDPNAEVQEDLEKQTPSSPTVDEETVLPDTDSAASSKPNEAEPQATEEKAAPKVTGKKTKNAKKASKQVAEPDVKAENDAPLRCNTCASEFSTRNKLFNHLKTSGHSLAINGPAGSSANSSKTKKEKRKNR